CGGAGCGTTTTCGGGTCGATGCTGGCAAGATTGACGCCTGCAGCGGCCAGCCGGGCCCCGTCAAGGCGATACAGGCCTTCCTCTTGCACGACAATCTTGTACCACGGACCGCTCTCGGCGGGCTTTCGTAGGCCAGCCTCGTGAGCAACCCTCCTCACCCGCCAGGGGCGACACTGCTCATAGTTGACGAGCAGCTCGCGGTAAAAGTCTTCTTCGCGGGGCGAGGAAACCACGGGGCTGTCTGGTCCCCTCTCCCTCCGCGACCAGGTAAGGCGCACCGAGATGCGCTCGTACCGCCTTATTCGCTGCGTGGACGGCAGGTATTGTACAGGGATAAAGGTTACTTTGACCACCCGCTGCTGCCGCACCATGCCAGGGCTCCCTACCAGCACAGGCGATTCCGGCCACGCCTCTGGACGTCCGTAGATGAGGCTGTCAGGCACAAACTCTTCTTTCGGCAAGCCTTCCTCATCCCGGCCTAACCGCGGAGTCGGCAGAATCTGCCCCACTTCAAGCTCTTTGAAGGGTGCATCCAGCACCCTCGCGGTCACCTCCGCATCCAGCGGGATACCGACCAAGAAAGCGCGCGCAGGAAGTTGGGGCTGCCCCGGCTTACCCACAAGCTGGGCATAGCGGAAGCTGAGGAGTGTGTACTCCTTTTCGCTCCGCACTACGGTGGAGGTAGTCCAATCGTGAGGCGAAAAAGTGATGGTTACCCCATCAAGATGGGTCACCGCCAGAACACCTTGCTCGGGACTTTGCTGCGCAGTAGGCGGTGGTACGTCCACAAATCCTTGCAGGACACACAAGGCGATGACGGAGGAGGCGAGGGTAGAAAGTCTCCAGCTTTTCATCGGTCATTGCCTGTTCAGGAAGGGAGCGTGGGGTCTTGAGCTACCGGCATGGCAAAGGCGACCACCTGGGCAGGTTCCTCGTGTCGGCGTGCGTACCAGCGGTCATAAGCACGCACAAGGAAAAAACTCAGCGTCAAGAAGAGGAAGGCGCCCAGGATGCCGCGCATCTCAGCCCCTCCGGTCGCCGGCCAGGGGAGCGCACGACCGAGCACATAACCGAGCATGAGAAAAACCAATGGAACGATGAAGAGCAACATCGAGTGACCCACCACCGTCTTGGGACTCACCTCCACCTCCACCAGGTCGCCCACTGCTGCCCCGATCCGGTTCCGGGCCTCCATTATCCCCCCACCTTCCCCGAAGGCCCGGCACACTTGGCACTCGCCACATTTGTCCCCTCGCACCACCTTCACCTGCGCCCGGTCCCCATCGACGGCCACGACTTGGCCATACTCGCGCATGTTTTCTCTCCGGGAAGGATCCGTCCTGTGCCGCTCAGCCCGTTAGCTTGCTTACGAAGTACTCATGGATGCGGGGGTCCTCGGTCAATTCGGGGTGAAACGTGGCCGCTAATACCAACCCCTGTTCAGCCATGACCACATCCTCTCCGTGCCAAGCCAGTGGGCGAACGCCCTGGCCCATTGCAATGACCTTCGGGGCGCGGATGAACACCCCTTCGTAGTCAAAGGCACCGTTGCCAAAGTCCACCTTGATGGTGTCGACAAAAGAGTTCACTTGCCGTCCGTAGGCGTTGCGTCGGGCGTGGATGTCGATGAGCCCCAGGCTCTCCACCGGAGCGCCTTCGATCGTGGCCGCCAGCAGGATGAGTCCGGCACAGGTACCAAACACCGGGTGCTCACGCGCATAATCCTTCACCTGGTCCCACAGACCATGCTTGCGGAGTAACAGGCTCAGCGTTGTTGATTCCCCGCCGGGGATGATGAGCCCCTGGCATTTGCGCAGCTGTTCTGCGGTTTTCACCAGCACTGGAATCACATCCAGGCGCGCCAGCATCTGTTGGTGCTTTTCGAAGTCGCCCTGCAGTGCCAGCACGCCCACCCGCACTTGCTTCACGCCACACCTCCTACCAGCCGCGCACCGCCATGCGCTCCTGCTCTGGGAGGCTGGCCACATCGATGCCGCGCATTGGCTCGCCCAGGCCTTCGCTCACTCGCGCGATGAGGTCAAAGTCCAGGTAGTGGGTGGTAGCCGAAACAATCGCTTTCGCCCGCTTTGCCGGGTCGGACGATTTGAAGATACCGCTCCCCACAAAGACCGATTCTGCCCCCAGTTGCATCATGAGCGATGCGTCGGCAGGGGTCGCTACCCCACCCGCAGCAAAGTTGGGCACCGGCAGCCGCCCGTGCTCCTTTACGTAGCGCACCAGCTCCAACGGCGCGCCAAGGCGCTTGGCCTCCGCCACCAGCTCCTCATCGCCTAACGTGGTGATGTGGCGAATGGCCGACTGCACCATGCGCATGTGCCGCACGGCCTCAACAATGTTTCCGCTTCCCGCCTCGCCTTTGGTCCTGATCATGGCTGCCCCCTCGGCGATGCGCCGCAAGGCCTCGCCCAAATCCCGGCAGCCGCAGACGAAGGGCACCTTGAACTTCCACTTGTCGATGTGGTGCTCCTCATCTGCCGGCGTCAGCACCTCGCTCTCGTCGATGAAATCCACGCCAAGAGCCTCCAACACCTGCGCCTCCGCAAAGTGGCCGATGCGGCACTTGGCCATCACCGGAATGGAGACTGCCTTCTGGATGGCCTTGATCACCGCCGGATCCGACATCCGGGCCACGCCCCCTTGGGCGCGAATGTCCGCCGGCACACGTTCCAGCGCCATCACTGCAACGGCCCCAGCATCCTCGGCAATCCTTGCCTGCTCGGCGTTAGTCACGTCCATGATCACCCCGCCTTTGAGCATTTCGGCGAGGCCAACCTTGAGCTTCATATCTTCGGCTGTTCTCATCTATCAGAACCTCATTGCAAATCCGCTACCCCTTTTTTGACCGCGTTAAATATACGAAATCGGGGGGCAAAGTGCAAGCGACAATCGCTTTCTTCACATAAGGCAGCCGGCCTAATCCTGTGAGAGTTGCGGTGCACAGACCTGCCAAGAACGCCAACACGGCCTTCCAGGTTCCGAGCCCCTGGCAAGAGCCCGGACTACTTTCCAGAGACCCGAGAAGCCTCCGGAGGCGTCACCGGCACTCCAACGGGGACCTGGCAAAGCAGGTTCTTGCGCCTCGTGTTTGTTTATGGCCGCACGAGCAGAGACGTTGACGGCCGAGGGCAAAAAGGTTCCCGGGTAGCCAAAAAGCGAGGTGGAAGCTTGTGTGGCCATAGGTGGATGGAGATTCCCCCGCACTGCCGCACGCAAACACAAACCCTGGCCGAATCCGTGCACCCAAATGAGAGTGTGCGGTGCTGGAGCCAGGTGTCGGCCAATCCCTCCGCCGACCACAACACGCCGTGCCCAGGACGCCCTCAGTACACCCTGTCCCAACCTCATCGTGCCGCACAATGGCACCACTCTTCTGGCGCAAGCGAGTAATCGAAGGCCCATGAGAGCGCGTACTTGTCGAGGCCGGCACAAAGAAGATGTATGATGCCCAACTGCTGCTCTTCAGCCGGTCCACGATGCCATAGTTGTTGTTTCATCTCTTCTTCCCTTCCTATGCAATACCCCTGCCAGAGCTCCACTCCACCTCAAGCGAGGTGCACTTGTCCTGCCCGCACCCGATCCCACAGGACAGATTCACCAGACTACGGCAAGCCGTAGAATACTTACGCGTCTACACGCTGGAACCGTCATCATAGTTCTCGCAGGCGGTGCCGCCGGAGTGTCGGGGCCCTTTTCGGGCCGTGTGGCAACGGGAAGCGTTAGTTCCGTGGCCCCAACCGTTGACAGACTCGAAGGCGCCAAAAACCGCATACCTACATGCCGCAACGGAAGAAACGTCGCCAAGTGGCTTCCTCTGCGCGATGACGCAAAGGAGGGCACAAATCGGTTGACGATTTGGGAAGAAATTTGTACATTGCCACCTTGCGTATTCGGGGCCCACTGTTTCAGCCCCCAGCGCGACCTTGACACACCAAGATTGAGGGTTCATATTTCGAGGAGATTGCCATGAAACGCTTTGAGAAAGCTTCGATGGATGGCAACACCGCCGCCGCGCATGTGGCCTACGCATTCAGCGAGGTGGCGGCCATTTATCCCATTACGCCCTCCTCGCCCATGGGCGAGCTCGCAGATGAATGGGCGTCCAAGGGGCGCAAGAATATCTTTGGCCAGGTGGTCGACGTGATCGAGATGCAGTCGGAAGCCGGAGCGGCCGGAGCCGTGCACGGGTCCTTATCCGCCGGCGCCTTCACCACCACCTTCACGGCATCGCAGGGGCTCATGCTCATGCTCCCCAACATGCACAAGATCGCCGGCGAGATGTTGCCCACCGTGTTCCACGTGTCGGCGCGCTCGCTGGCCTGCCAGTCCCTGTCCATTTTCGGCGACCACTCCGACGTGATGGCGGCACGTAACACGGGCTTTGCTCTAATGGCGGCGGCTTCCATCCAGGAAATCATGGACCTGGCAGTCGTTTCCCACCTTGCGACGCTGAAATCCAAGGTACCCTTTTTGAACTTCTTCGACGGGTTCCGCAGCTCCCACGAGATCCAGAAGATCGAAGTCATCGACTATGATACCATGCGTGAGATGTTGGACTGGCGCTATGTGGAGGAGTTCCGCAAGCGCGCCCTGAATCCTGAGCGACCCTTCGTCAAGGTTGGGGCCGAGAACCCGGATGTTTACTTTCAGGGAAGAGAAACCGTCAACAAGTATTACCAAGCCTGCCCGGCCATTGTGCAGGAGTACATGGACCTCCTGGCGAAGCACACCGGCAGGCAGTACCACCTCTTCGACTACGTGGGCGCACCCGATGCGGACAAGGTGATTGTAGCCATGGCCAGCGGCTGCGAGACGATCGAAGAGACGATCAACTACCTCAACGCCAAGCGCGGCACAAAACTGGGACTGGTGAAGGTCCGCCTGTTCCGCCCATTTGCGGCCGAGGAGTTCGCCAAGGTGGTGCCCAAGTCCGTGCGCAAAATCGCCGTCCTGGACAGGACCAAAGAGCCAGGTTCGGTGGGCGAACCTCTCTATTTGGACGTGGTCGCGGCACTCAAGCACAGACCGGACATCACCATCATCGGCGGTCGCTACG
The candidate division KSB1 bacterium DNA segment above includes these coding regions:
- a CDS encoding SoxR reducing system RseC family protein; translation: MREYGQVVAVDGDRAQVKVVRGDKCGECQVCRAFGEGGGIMEARNRIGAAVGDLVEVEVSPKTVVGHSMLLFIVPLVFLMLGYVLGRALPWPATGGAEMRGILGAFLFLTLSFFLVRAYDRWYARRHEEPAQVVAFAMPVAQDPTLPS
- the pdxT gene encoding pyridoxal 5'-phosphate synthase glutaminase subunit PdxT, whose translation is MKQVRVGVLALQGDFEKHQQMLARLDVIPVLVKTAEQLRKCQGLIIPGGESTTLSLLLRKHGLWDQVKDYAREHPVFGTCAGLILLAATIEGAPVESLGLIDIHARRNAYGRQVNSFVDTIKVDFGNGAFDYEGVFIRAPKVIAMGQGVRPLAWHGEDVVMAEQGLVLAATFHPELTEDPRIHEYFVSKLTG
- the pdxS gene encoding pyridoxal 5'-phosphate synthase lyase subunit PdxS produces the protein MRTAEDMKLKVGLAEMLKGGVIMDVTNAEQARIAEDAGAVAVMALERVPADIRAQGGVARMSDPAVIKAIQKAVSIPVMAKCRIGHFAEAQVLEALGVDFIDESEVLTPADEEHHIDKWKFKVPFVCGCRDLGEALRRIAEGAAMIRTKGEAGSGNIVEAVRHMRMVQSAIRHITTLGDEELVAEAKRLGAPLELVRYVKEHGRLPVPNFAAGGVATPADASLMMQLGAESVFVGSGIFKSSDPAKRAKAIVSATTHYLDFDLIARVSEGLGEPMRGIDVASLPEQERMAVRGW